The nucleotide sequence TCGTCGAAGCCGTGCGCGCGGTAGGTGCGGCGGATGATCGCGAGCGCCTGCTCGCGGCGGGCCTTCTCGGCGGGCAGGAAGTCGCGCATGCCGCGGGGCGGCGTGATCTGCTGGGGCATCCCCCGATTCTGTCAGGCGGCGGGCGGCCGCTCCGGCGCTGCGGGAGGACCCTGCTCCTCGGCCAGGTCGAGCCACGGCTGGATGCGCGGGGTGAACGCGTCGATGAGCGCCTCGAAGCCGCGCATGGCCCGGTCGCGGTCGCCCGAGATCACGAAGTCGAACTGGAGGCCGTAGGACCCGGCCTGCAGGAGGTCGGCCGTGTCGAGGGCGACGTCCTCCGGGACGCCGTGCGCCAGCATCCACTCCAGCCCGAACCGGCGCCACGCGGTGACGCTCGCGATGGCGTGCGGCCGGACGACGCCGTCGCGCGTGCGGAGGAGGGCGGCCTCGAACTCGAGGCGCTGGAAGTCGCGGTTCACGTCGGTGAGGCGCCAGCTCCAGGCCCGGGTGATCCACTCGCGGAGCTCGCCGGGTCCGATCTCGCGCGGATCGCCCTCCACCATCTCCGCCTGGCGGTGGTCGATGGCGTCCATCGCGGCCTCGAGCAGCCGCTCCTTGGACCCGAAGTGGTAGACGAGCACGAAGGTGCTCTCGCCGAGCGCGTCGGCGAGGCCGCGGAAGGTCACCGACTGGAGCGGGTGCGCGCGCAGGTGGTCGAGGATGTGGGCCAGCAGGTCCTGGCGGCGGTGCGGATCCGGGGCTGCCACGCCTCACCATAACAACCGTGATGGACATGCGGCGAAGGCCGTTACCGTGTGATCGCCCAGATCTGTCCGCCGTCTCCTTCGGGTGGAGGCGACGGACGTGGCCGCTCGGGATCGGGTAAATCCCGGGCGATGCCCCCGCGGGCCGGAGCTCGCCTCAGGCGGTCCGGCCCGCGCCGGGGGATGCGTCGTGGGCGTCGATCCCGTCGTCGCCGAGCTCCGCCGTCTGGAGCTCCGCCGTCTGGATCTCCGCCGTCAGCGACCGCAGCGTCGTCCGCAGCGCGCGCTCCGCGTCGAGCCCCCGCGACCGCGCCGAGACCACGACCGCGAGCAGCAGCCGGCCGAGGTCGTCCTCGTCGTCGACCGGGATCGCGGCCGGCGCGCCAGCCTCGAGCAGCCCGACCCGCTCCGCCCGGCCGAGCAGCTTGTCGGCGAGCGCGAGGGACGGCATGCTCATCGGGATCCCGTCGACGACGCTCGTGCGCGCCGCCTTCTCCTGGTCCTTGGCGGCGCCCCAGACGCGCAGGACCTCCTCGACGGTGTCCGCGCGCTCGTCGCCGAAGACGTGCGGGTGGCGGCGCACCATCTTCTCCGTCGCGGTGCGGGCGACGTCGGCGAGGTCGAACCCCTCGCCCTCGGTGCGCGCGATGTCGGCGTGGAAGACGACCTGCAGGAGCACGTCCGCGAGCTCCTCGCGCATGCCGGGCACGTCGTCGGTCTCGATGGCCTCGACCAGCTCGTGGCTCTCCTCGAGGAGGTACGGGACGAGGCTCCGGTGCGTCATCTCCCGGTTCCAGGCGCAGCCGTCGGGTGCGCGGAGGACGGCCATCGCGGCGGCGAGCTCGGCGACGGCGGCGGATGCGGGCTCGGATCCCGATGCGGTGGCGGATGCGGACGGGGACGCGGGCTCGCTCATCCCGCCATCCTCGCACCGGGCCGCCGGTAGGCTGAGGGTCGGTGTGCCGGGAAGTCTGGTCGGCGGCGGGTGACCGTCTCCCCCATTCCCGACCCCGGAAGGCCCAATGACCTCCCTCATCCGCTCCGAGCGCGTCGCCGCCGGGCTCCTCCTCCTCGCCGCCGTCGTCGGCCTCGTCGTCGCGAACACGCCGGCCGGTCCCGGCCTCATCGCGTGGGCCGACGGGCACCTGGCGATGCCTGCGATCGGCGTCGACCTGTCGCTCCGGCACTGGGTCAGCGACGGCCTGCTCGTCGTCTTCTTCTTCATCGTCGCGGTCGAGCTCAAGCACGAGTTCCTGGCCGGCGGCTTGAACAGCGTCTCCGCGGCGCTCGTGCCCGCCATCGCCGCGGTCGGCGGCGTGGTGGTGCCCGCGGGCGTGTACCTCGCGATCACCGCGGGCAGCGGCTTCGAGCGCGGCTGGCCCGTGCCTACCGCGACCGACATCGCCTTCGCGCTGGGCGTCCTCGCGGTGTTCGGCCGCGGCCTGCCCGCGGCCGTGCGCGTGTTCCTCCTCGCATTGGCGGTGCTCGACGACCTCATCGCCATCGGGATCATCGCGGTCTTCTTCACGACCGACCTCGCGATCGTGCCG is from Clavibacter sp. A6099 and encodes:
- a CDS encoding TetR/AcrR family transcriptional regulator, with the translated sequence MAAPDPHRRQDLLAHILDHLRAHPLQSVTFRGLADALGESTFVLVYHFGSKERLLEAAMDAIDHRQAEMVEGDPREIGPGELREWITRAWSWRLTDVNRDFQRLEFEAALLRTRDGVVRPHAIASVTAWRRFGLEWMLAHGVPEDVALDTADLLQAGSYGLQFDFVISGDRDRAMRGFEALIDAFTPRIQPWLDLAEEQGPPAAPERPPAA
- a CDS encoding MazG family protein; the protein is MSEPASPSASATASGSEPASAAVAELAAAMAVLRAPDGCAWNREMTHRSLVPYLLEESHELVEAIETDDVPGMREELADVLLQVVFHADIARTEGEGFDLADVARTATEKMVRRHPHVFGDERADTVEEVLRVWGAAKDQEKAARTSVVDGIPMSMPSLALADKLLGRAERVGLLEAGAPAAIPVDDEDDLGRLLLAVVVSARSRGLDAERALRTTLRSLTAEIQTAELQTAELGDDGIDAHDASPGAGRTA